In one bacterium genomic region, the following are encoded:
- a CDS encoding DUF4254 domain-containing protein, with amino-acid sequence MFDVMLIKEFYTDYLVKWHQDEYLEIENYEEIYQIIYNLHLTNYRLWHQEDIARRTDVADRVIADVKQKIDKLNQNRNDTIEKIDEYLCQILHPQNLSLPMNSETPGSILDRMSILSLKIYHMTEETKRIDVDSEHIKTCQEKVHILKEQFDDLKNCLEVLLEEIFTGKKRLKVYRQFKMYNDPRLNPQLREITH; translated from the coding sequence AATGGCATCAGGATGAGTATCTTGAGATTGAGAATTACGAAGAAATTTATCAGATTATTTATAACTTGCATTTGACTAATTATCGTTTGTGGCATCAAGAAGATATTGCTCGGAGAACAGATGTGGCTGATAGGGTTATTGCAGATGTAAAGCAGAAGATTGATAAGTTAAATCAGAATAGAAATGATACTATTGAAAAGATTGATGAATATCTATGCCAGATATTACACCCACAAAACCTTTCTTTGCCAATGAATTCAGAAACCCCGGGAAGTATTCTGGACAGAATGTCGATACTTTCGCTTAAGATATACCATATGACTGAGGAGACAAAAAGGATAGATGTAGATTCTGAACATATAAAAACCTGCCAGGAAAAAGTCCATATCTTGAAAGAACAATTCGATGATTTAAAAAATTGCCTTGAGGTTTTGCTTGAGGAAATTTTTACTGGTAAGAAAAGACTTAAAGTCTATCGCCAATTTAAGATGTATAATGACCCACGGCTAAATCCACAACTTCGAGAAATTACCCACTAA